GAACAATACAATAACTATGAAATCTTTAAGTACGGTGACACCCATTACAGTTTGGGTGAACGGCCCTTTGGCTCTGAGTTCGTTGATCACAGCTATGGCTGAAGCTGGTGACCTAGCTACGAATACGGTACCTGCCAATAGTGCGACGGCCAGTCTCGTGCTGAAATTCATATCGGCCATAAATGAGATATGATCAGCTAAAAAGAAAACTGTGAGACTGCCTATACCAAATGAAAAGAAAAGCTGTCCCAGCGTATTCCATTTGATGCTATTGATTTTAGAAATCAATTCTCTAAAGTATAATTCTGCTCCAGCAGCAAATGCGATAAAGGCTAAGGCTAATTCATTGATAAAGTTGAGTTCACCAATCGATTGAGATGGGATTAGATCCAAAACGAAAGGGCCACACAAAATACCAGTCATTAAAAAACCGGTAATAATGGGTAGGTTAGCTTTTTGAAAAACTGACGCAATTCTATTAGCGGCAATGGACACTACTCCAAACCCAGCAATTAGAATAACTGTAAGTTTTATACTATCAAAATTGAGATCCATCTACAAGCGCATAATTTGGATTAAATTCTAAAATAGTCAATATCTTTAAAAGGGTTCCAATTATGGACTGCTTTTACGGGCTAAAATTTTATATATGAATATTCTTATCACAGGAGGTACAGGTTTGTTAGGAGGAAGGCTAGTAGACTATTTTTCAAGTCTTGGAATGTTCCCGCGATTGTTGAGCAGGAAGGAAGATTTGAACGCAGAGATTTCACGTTTCGAATGGAACATTCGTGAGAGTAAAATTGACCCTAGCGCCTTAGAAGGTGTTGATGTATTGATTCATTTGGCTGGTGCTAATGTGGGTGAGGGTAGATGGACAGCCAACCGCAAAAAGGAAATTATAGATAGTAGAATAGATTCAACACAACTGCTTTATGAGGCAGTTGCTGGAATGCAAAACAAGCCCAAAACACTAATTTGTGCTTCAGCTACCGGTTACTATGGCCTTCAAGAATTTGATCACGAATCTCAGGAGGATGAAAATGCGGGTGGTGATTTTCTAGCACAAGTATGTGAAAAATGGGAATCAGAGGCCGATCGATTTCAGGATTTGGGATTAAGAGTTGTCAAGTTGAGAACCGGAGTCGTTTTTGACGAATCTGGAGGGGCACTTCAAAAAATGACGCTACCTATTCGTTGGTTTGCAGGAGCTCCATTGGGTTCAGGTAAGCAAATAATTCCCTGGATTCATTGGAAAGATTGGTGTGGAGCTGTTGGACATTTGGTTAATGAAAATGAACTATCAGGCGCTTACAATCTGGTGGCTCCAGAACCTGTAACTAATGCAACATTGACTCGTTTGATTGCAAGGGTTATTGGAAGGCCATTGTTTTTGCCCAATGTGCCGGCGTTTGTTCTGAAGTTGATGCTAGGAGAGATGTCATCTATTGTATTGAGGGGACATAAAGTATCTAGCCAGAAACTTGAGGCATCTGGATTTAAATTTCAGTACACTTCGGCAGAACAAGCCCTTTCTGAATTATTAGGTCGAGATTGAGGCTTTAGCCAATAATCTCTAACTTTGCCGGCTTGGCATTTTTTTAGTCAAAGAATTTAACAACCTACATATAACAACATGGGAGACGGAAGTAAGAAAAAAGCGCACGTTGAGAAAATAAAAAAAGCTTTTAAAGACAAAAACTGGAATGAAATTAAAAGTGCGGACTCATGGGTGATTTTCAAAGTCATGTCTGAGTTTGTGGAAGGGTTTGAAAAGTTGGCAAAGATTGGCCCTTGCGTTTCCATCTTTGGTTCAGCTAGAACCAAACCTGATCATAAGTACTACAAAATGGCAGAGGAGATCTCAGCCAAATTAGTCCGTCATGGATATGGGGTGATCACTGGAGGTGGGCCAGGTATCATGGAAGCCGGTAACAAAGGTGCGCATAGTGAAAAAGGAAAATCTGTGGGTTTGAATATTGACCTTCCCTTCGAGCAAAACAATAATATTTACATCGACCAGGATAAGTTGATCAACTTCGATTATTTCTTTGTAAGAAAGGTGATGTTCGTTCGATATTCGCAGGGTTTTATCGTTATGCCTGGTGGCTTTGGTACTCTAGATGAAATGTTTGAAGCTTTGACTTTGATTCAAACACTGAAAATTGAAAAATTTCCAATCGTTTTGGTGAGTAAAGCCTATTGGGGAGGGTTAGTTGATTGGTTGAAAGACGTTTTGCTCAAGGAGAAAAATATTAATGCGGATGACCTGGACCTATTCCATCTGGTAGAGACTGAGGAAGAAGCAGTGGCAGTGATCGACAACTTCTACAACCAGTACAAACTATCTCCAAATTTCTAATAATTGAAAACTTAATACCTGCAAAAGAATAATGGCAAAAGCGGCAGAAACTGAGGATCTGGAACTAACCGTTCTGGATTCCTTGGAAGGGGAACATACGGATTACATCGAAGTGTATGGTGCGCGCGAGCACAACCTTAAGAATATCGATGTTAAGTTCAAGAGAAATCAGTTGGTGGTCATTACGGGCATCAGCGGTAGCGGCAAGTCATCCCTAGCTTTTGACACCATCTATGCAGAAGGCCAGCGTCGCTATATGGAAAGCTTTTCTGCCTATGCGAGAAGTTTCATGGGAGACATGGAGCGTCCAGATGTAGACAAGATCAACGGGCTTTCCCCCGTAATTTCAATTGAACAAAAAACAACTAGTCGAAACCCAAGGTCTACCGTCGGGACGGTCACTGAGGTATATGATTTCATGCGACTGCTTTTTGCGAGAGCCGGTATTGCTTATTCGTATGTGACTGGTGAGAAAATGGAGAAGCAGACCGAGGAGCAGATATTCTTCCATGTGTTGTCTTTTTTCGACAATCAAAAAATTTCTATCCTGGCTCCTCTTGTCAAAGGAAGAAAAGGCCACTACCGTGAACTATTTGTTCAAATTGCTAAAATGGGATACACTAAAGTTCGCATCGACGGAGAGCTGCAAGACTTGGTGCCAAAAATGCAAGTGGACCGATACAAGACGCACGACATCGAAGTAGTAATCGATCGTGTTCAGGTTCGGGAGAAAGACAAGATCCGAATCAACGCTTCTTTGAAGACGGCTATTCAGCAGGGCAAAGGTGTAATGATGATATTGGATGAGCAGGGAGAAATGCATCACTTCTCCAAGCATCTGATGGATGCCAAATCTGGCTTAGCCTATGATGACCCTGCACCCAATAATTTTTCATTCAACTCTCCTTATGGCGCTTGTCAGTCTTGCAATGGCCTTGGGGTCATAGAGAAAATCGAAAAAGAAAATATCATTCCTGATGAAACACTGAGTATCAGTCGTGGAGCTATTTTGCCTTTGGGCGAATTTAGGGACATCTGGATTTTCAAAAAGGTAGAAGCCATTTTGAAAAAGCATAAGTACAGTCTGACCACTCCAGTAAAGGATATTAAACCTGCCGTGTTGGATGTGCTTCTTTATGGTGATGATGAGCCTGTAGCAGTTAGCTCAAAAAAATATCCTGGAACAGATTGGAATACAAAATTTGAAGGGATTGCTAATTTTTTGGAAAAACAGAAAGACAGCGGGACTGAAAAAATCCAGAAATGGATCAAAGATTTTACAACTACTTCCACCTGCCCTGAATGTGATGGCGCACGACTGAGAAAAGAGTCGCTTCACTTCAAAATAGCGGATAAGAATATCTCTGAACTAGCAAGGCTCAATATCTATGATCTGACGGAATGGTTCAAGGATGTTGAAAGTCGATTGACTGACAGACAAAATATAATTGCCACAGAAATACTGAAGGAGATTAGAAAGCGATTAGGCTTTTTATTGGATGTAGGGTTGGACTATCTTGAGCTCAATAGACCACTGAGAACATTGTCCGGAGGAGAGGCTCAGCGAATCAGATTGGCTACGCAGATAGGCACACAGTTGGTTGGCGTACTTTATATTTTGGATGAGCCTAGTATCGGTTTGCACCAGCGAGACAATGTGAAGTTGATCAAAGCGCTGAAGGACTTGAGGGATTTGGGCAATACCGTGATTGTGGTAGAGCATGACAAGGATATGATGCTTGATTCGGATTACATCATAGATATAGGTCCGGGCGCGGGGCGTCACGGAGGTCAGATTGTAGCCGAAGGGGCCCCGAATGAATTCATAAAGAACCCTACGACGACTTCTGGTTATCTGAATGGCAAGTTAAGTATTGAAGTGCCAGCAAAAAGAAGAGCTGGAAATGGAGAGAAGATTGTCCTGAAAGGTGCCACCGGTCACAACCTGAAAAACGTGAATCTAACTTTGCCGTTAGGCAAAATGATTTGTGTAACGGGCGTATCTGGAAGTGGAAAATCATCTTTGATTCACGAAACTTTTGTTCCTATTCTTAATAAGAAATTTTATAGATCTCGGAAAGAGCCATTGCTCTACAAGAGCATTGATGGTGTAGATCATGTTGATAAAATTATTGAAGTAGATCAATCGCCGATTGGTCGAACACCAAGATCGAACCCTGCCACATACACAGGGGTTTTCACAGATATTCGGGCCTTATTTTCTCAATTGCCAGAAGCAAAAATTCGAGGGTACAAGCCGGGTAGATTCTCTTTCAATGTAAAAGGCGGGCGATGCGAAACCTGTGAAGGCGCTGGGATGAAACTAGTGGAGATGGACTTCTTGCCAGATGTATATGTCCCTTGTGAAACATGTAAAGACAAGCGGTACAACCGAGAAACGCTGGAAGTTAGGTTCAAAGGAAAATCGATTTCGGATGTGTTGGATATGACTGTAGAGCAGGCAGTAGAGTTTTTCGAGCATCAGCCAAAAATTGTTCGGAAGATTAAAACTTTGAATGACGTAGGTTTGGGCTATATCACCCTCGGACAACATGCTACTACTCTCTCTGGCGGTGAGGCACAACGGGTGAAATTAGCTACAGAACTTTCTAAGAAAGACACAGGAAAAACATTCTATGTATTGGATGAACCTACTACGGGTCTCCATTTCCAAGACATTCAGCACTTGCTCAATGTATTAAATATCCTTGTGGAAAAGGGCAATACAGTCATGATCATTGAACACAATTTGGATGTAATCAAAATTTCAGATCATATCATTGACTTAGGACCTGAAGGAGGAAATGGTGGTGGACAAATTATCGCGGAAGGGACACCAGAGCAGGTGGCAGCCAAAAACGCTGGCTATACCGCCAAGTTTCTTGCAGAGGAATTAGCTTCTTGAAATATTTGACCTATTTTGGCGGCTTGAAAAATACCCATGGAAGAAAGCAAACAGGCATCTAGGAAGAAACATACCAACGAACAACTTATCCCCTATCAGTGGTTTTGGACCAATGTGTATGGAGAACGCATGGGATTCGTAGAATGGGCCAAGTCTCGTCCATTTACGATTATTTATCTCGTGATCGTTTGGTCTATCATTGGTGTATTGGGATTTGCCTCTACTA
The sequence above is drawn from the Reichenbachiella sp. genome and encodes:
- the uvrA gene encoding excinuclease ABC subunit UvrA; translation: MAKAAETEDLELTVLDSLEGEHTDYIEVYGAREHNLKNIDVKFKRNQLVVITGISGSGKSSLAFDTIYAEGQRRYMESFSAYARSFMGDMERPDVDKINGLSPVISIEQKTTSRNPRSTVGTVTEVYDFMRLLFARAGIAYSYVTGEKMEKQTEEQIFFHVLSFFDNQKISILAPLVKGRKGHYRELFVQIAKMGYTKVRIDGELQDLVPKMQVDRYKTHDIEVVIDRVQVREKDKIRINASLKTAIQQGKGVMMILDEQGEMHHFSKHLMDAKSGLAYDDPAPNNFSFNSPYGACQSCNGLGVIEKIEKENIIPDETLSISRGAILPLGEFRDIWIFKKVEAILKKHKYSLTTPVKDIKPAVLDVLLYGDDEPVAVSSKKYPGTDWNTKFEGIANFLEKQKDSGTEKIQKWIKDFTTTSTCPECDGARLRKESLHFKIADKNISELARLNIYDLTEWFKDVESRLTDRQNIIATEILKEIRKRLGFLLDVGLDYLELNRPLRTLSGGEAQRIRLATQIGTQLVGVLYILDEPSIGLHQRDNVKLIKALKDLRDLGNTVIVVEHDKDMMLDSDYIIDIGPGAGRHGGQIVAEGAPNEFIKNPTTTSGYLNGKLSIEVPAKRRAGNGEKIVLKGATGHNLKNVNLTLPLGKMICVTGVSGSGKSSLIHETFVPILNKKFYRSRKEPLLYKSIDGVDHVDKIIEVDQSPIGRTPRSNPATYTGVFTDIRALFSQLPEAKIRGYKPGRFSFNVKGGRCETCEGAGMKLVEMDFLPDVYVPCETCKDKRYNRETLEVRFKGKSISDVLDMTVEQAVEFFEHQPKIVRKIKTLNDVGLGYITLGQHATTLSGGEAQRVKLATELSKKDTGKTFYVLDEPTTGLHFQDIQHLLNVLNILVEKGNTVMIIEHNLDVIKISDHIIDLGPEGGNGGGQIIAEGTPEQVAAKNAGYTAKFLAEELAS
- a CDS encoding TIGR00730 family Rossman fold protein, which codes for MGDGSKKKAHVEKIKKAFKDKNWNEIKSADSWVIFKVMSEFVEGFEKLAKIGPCVSIFGSARTKPDHKYYKMAEEISAKLVRHGYGVITGGGPGIMEAGNKGAHSEKGKSVGLNIDLPFEQNNNIYIDQDKLINFDYFFVRKVMFVRYSQGFIVMPGGFGTLDEMFEALTLIQTLKIEKFPIVLVSKAYWGGLVDWLKDVLLKEKNINADDLDLFHLVETEEEAVAVIDNFYNQYKLSPNF
- a CDS encoding TIGR01777 family oxidoreductase translates to MNILITGGTGLLGGRLVDYFSSLGMFPRLLSRKEDLNAEISRFEWNIRESKIDPSALEGVDVLIHLAGANVGEGRWTANRKKEIIDSRIDSTQLLYEAVAGMQNKPKTLICASATGYYGLQEFDHESQEDENAGGDFLAQVCEKWESEADRFQDLGLRVVKLRTGVVFDESGGALQKMTLPIRWFAGAPLGSGKQIIPWIHWKDWCGAVGHLVNENELSGAYNLVAPEPVTNATLTRLIARVIGRPLFLPNVPAFVLKLMLGEMSSIVLRGHKVSSQKLEASGFKFQYTSAEQALSELLGRD